The Lycium barbarum isolate Lr01 chromosome 10, ASM1917538v2, whole genome shotgun sequence genome includes a region encoding these proteins:
- the LOC132614004 gene encoding disease resistance protein RPP13-like gives MVDAFVSFAVESLGNFLIQEVNLRLSLREEVQWLRNELLFMQSFLKDAEEKQVGDHRVQQWVFDINSVANDAVAILETYSFEAGKRDDDGFASRLKACTCICSKEAKFYDVSKEIQSLKQRVMDISRKRDTYGIRNIDNIAGEGPSNRPNNRSAIFTTLRRTTSYVDDQDQIFVGFQDVVERFLAELLKAEPHRSAISIYGMGGLGKTTLARNLYNSPNIVSRFPTRIWICVSQEYNTMDLLKSIIKSIEGCDRETLDLLEKMTDVTDLERHLRNLLKEKKYLVVVDDVWHREAWESLKRAFPDSKNGSRVIITTRKEDVAERADNKGFVHKLCYLNQEESWDLFCKKLLDVQVMVPTVERLAKDMVDKCGGLPLAIVVLSGLLSHKRGTEQWQKVKDHLWQNIKDDSVEISYILSLSYNDLPTVLKQCFLYFGIFPEDSVIDADNITRLWTAEGFIPNGEERMEDVVEGFLNGLIRRSLVQVAGTYWEKVTRCRIHDLLRDLAVKKALEVNFFDIYDPRKHSISPLCLRHVVHGQAQRYLSLDLSNLKLRSVMFFEKLDVINFRSGFQHIHVLYLEDSSAVPDAIGSLYHLKLLRLGDTPDLPSSIGNLKNLQTLDVQNYANPCQLPPETANLVNLRHLFVEYSEPLVHINKLTSLQVLRGVSCDQWRDVNPVDLVNVRELTMGMIKESYSLNNISSFKSLSTLRLWCPTQSFPALEFLSCCQKLQKLWLRGRIEKLPPFPNSITMMILELSKLMEDPMPILGMLPNLRDLQLRRGAYSGKEITCSDNSFSQLEFLHLEFLDNLKRWNLATSAMPLIKGLGIHECPKLNEIPERMKDVERLKLLG, from the coding sequence ATGGTTGATGCTTTTGTGTCATTTGCAGTTGAAAGCCTGGGGAATTTCCTCATACAGGAAGTTAACCTGCGTTTAAGTCTGAGAGAGGAAGTGCAGTGGCTTCGAAATGAGCTTCTCTTCATGCAGTCTTTCCTCAAAGATGCAGAAGAAAAGCAAGTTGGAGATCATAGAGTTCAACAATGGGTGTTTGATATCAACTCTGTTGCTAATGATGCTGTCGCTATACTAGAGACTTACAGCTTTGAGGCTGGTAAACGCGATGACGATGGATTTGCTAGTCGTCTCAAGGCTTGCACTTGCATCTGTAGTAAGGAGGCCAAATTCTATGATGTCAGCAAGGAGATCCAATCCCTCAAGCAGCGAGTCATGGATATCTCTCGCAAACGAGATACTTATGGTATTAGAAATATCGATAATATTGCAGGAGAAGGGCCAAGTAATCGGCCAAACAATCGGTCTGCCATATTTACAACACTGAGGAGAACTACCTCCTATGTGGACGATCAAGATCAGATTTTTGTTGGCTTTCAGGATGTTGTAGAAAGATTTCTAGCCGAACTTCTCAAAGCAGAGCCTCATCGAAGCGCCATCTCCATTTATGGTATGGGCGGACTAGGCAAGACCACTCTTGCGAGAAACCTCTACAATAGTCCTAATATAGTCTCTAGATTCCCAACACGCATTTGGATTTGTGTTTCTCAAGAGTATAACACCATGGATCTCCTAAAGAGTATCATCAAATCCATCGAAGGATGTGACAGGGAAACTCTAGATCTGTTGGAAAAGATGACGGACGTGACAGATCTAGAAAGACACCTTCGGAATCTACTGAAAGAGAAAAAATACCTTGTGGTGGTCGATGATGTATGGCATAGAGAAGCTTGGGAAAGTCTGAAAAGAGCATTCCCGGATAGCAAGAATGGCAGCAGAGTTATCATTACCACGCGGAAGGAGGATGTTGCCGAAAGAGCAGATAACAAAGGTTTTGTCCATAAACTCTGTTACCTTAACCAAGAAGAGAGTTGGGACCTCTTTTGCAAGAAACTACTCGATGTTCAGGTAATGGTCCCAACAGTGGAAAGGCTAGCTAAGGATATGGTGGACAAGTGTGGAGGCTTACCTCTTGCGATTGTTGTATTAAGTGGACTACTTTCGCATAAAAGGGGGACAGAACAATGGCAAAAGGTGAAGGACCACCTTTGGCAGAATATTAAAGATGACTCTGTTGAAATCTCCTACATACTATCATTGAGCTACAATGATTTGCCAACTGTGCTCAAACAGTGTTTTCTTTACTTCGGTATTTTTCCAGAAGATAGTGTGATCGATGCTGACAACATAACGCGGCTGTGGACCGCCGAAGGTTTCATACCAAATGGAGAAGAAAGAATGGAGGATGTCGTTGAAGGATTCTTGAATGGGCTGATAAGACGAAGTTTGGTTCAAGTGGCAGGTACATATTGGGAAAAAGTTACGAGATGCAGGATTCATGATCTACTTCGGGATCTTGCCGTAAAAAAGGCATTGGAGGTAAACTTCTTTGACATTTATGATCCAAGAAAGCACTCCATATCCCCCTTATGTCTCAGACATGTCGTTCATGGTCAAGCACAAAGGTACCTCTCACTTGATCTTTCTAACTTGAAGTTAAGGTCAGTTATGTTCTTTGAGAAGTTGGATGTTATAAACTTCCGTAGTGGTTTCCAACATATACATGTATTGTACTTGGAGGATAGTTCTGCAGTACCTGATGCCATAGGAAGTTTGTACCACCTTAAGTTATTAAGATTGGGAGATACCCCTGATCTTCCCTCCTCCATTGGCAACCTCAAGAATTTACAGACACTTGATGTCCAAAACTACGCAAACCCATGCCAACTACCTCCTGAGACAGCCAATCTAGTAAATCTAAGACACTTATTCGTTGAATATTCAGAACCTCTGGTACATATAAACAAACTCACAAGTCTTCAAGTTCTTAGAGGCGTTAGTTGTGATCAGTGGCGAGATGTTAACCCTGTTGATTTAGTCAATGTTCGAGAATTAACCATGGGTATGATTAAGGAATCTTACTCCCTAAACAACATTAGCAGCTTTAAAAGCCTTAGCACTCTCCGATTGTGGTGTCCTACTCAATCATTCCCAGCCCTAGAATTTCTTAGTTGTTGTCAAAAGCTCCAGAAATTGTGGTTAAGAGGGAGAATAGAGAAACTACCCCCATTTCCAAATTCAATCACAATGATGATCCTTGAGTTGTCAAAACTCATGGAAGATCCGATGCCTATTCTGGGAATGTTGCCAAACCTAAGGGATCTCCAATTAAGAAGAggagcttattcaggaaaagaaATTACCTGCAGTGATAACAGCTTCAGTCAACTGGAGTTCCTtcatcttgaatttcttgataACCTAAAAAGATGGAATTTAGCCACAAGTGCAATGCCTCTGATTAAAGGTCTTGGTATCCATGAATGTCCAAAGCTAAACGAGATTCCCGAGAGAATGAAAGACGTGGAGAGGTTGAAGCTACTTGGGTAA